A genomic region of Roseateles amylovorans contains the following coding sequences:
- a CDS encoding efflux transporter outer membrane subunit, whose translation MLTAALVLAGCATAPKGPDYQVPAAAAALKPRASEGFVEQQRAADEGPRADRPAPFDATPLPAHWWRLFQDARLDALVEKALAHNTDLRQAAANLERVQAMESEVMGGDKPTIGINGGPSYGHPSGLSMLKKDFVPPDTYRYSAGVSLSYQLDLFGQIRRAIESSHASTEAAAAALDLVKVNVAAGTARAYAEACATGQRLETARQSLALQQEAMTLTERLQRAGRVGEMDAARARSQWQQLQAALPPLLAQRQSALYRLATLTGDLPEDFPHDLAECHVAPHVAGTLPVGDGAALLRRRPDIRQAERELHAATARIGVAIADRYPKISLGLSAGSAGTMAGLGRSDTLSWSLGPLISWTLPNNGVADARIAQAEASTRQVAARFDGVVLTALRETETALNQYARELDRRDALKASRDSAAVVAAQARRLYQGGKVGYLDALDAERALATSDAALAASEATLVDEQVQLFLALGGGWES comes from the coding sequence ATGCTCACGGCCGCGCTTGTGCTGGCCGGATGCGCCACCGCGCCAAAGGGGCCGGACTACCAGGTTCCCGCAGCGGCGGCGGCGCTCAAGCCGCGCGCTTCTGAAGGTTTTGTCGAACAGCAACGCGCCGCCGATGAAGGCCCACGCGCCGACCGCCCGGCACCGTTCGATGCCACGCCCCTGCCCGCGCATTGGTGGCGGCTGTTCCAGGACGCGAGACTGGACGCACTGGTCGAGAAGGCCCTGGCCCACAACACTGACCTGCGCCAGGCTGCCGCCAACCTGGAGCGGGTGCAGGCGATGGAGTCCGAGGTGATGGGGGGCGACAAGCCGACGATCGGCATCAATGGCGGGCCGAGCTATGGCCATCCGTCCGGTCTGTCGATGTTGAAGAAGGACTTCGTGCCGCCAGACACCTACCGCTACAGCGCCGGGGTGAGCCTGTCCTACCAACTGGATCTGTTCGGGCAGATTCGCCGGGCGATCGAGTCTTCGCATGCCAGCACCGAGGCCGCGGCAGCGGCGTTGGACCTGGTGAAGGTCAACGTGGCCGCTGGCACCGCCCGCGCGTATGCGGAGGCCTGCGCCACCGGTCAGCGGCTGGAGACGGCGCGGCAATCTCTGGCGCTTCAGCAAGAAGCGATGACCTTGACCGAGCGGTTGCAGCGGGCCGGTCGTGTCGGCGAAATGGACGCGGCCCGCGCACGCAGCCAGTGGCAGCAATTGCAGGCCGCCCTGCCGCCGCTGCTGGCTCAGCGCCAGTCGGCGCTCTACCGGCTGGCCACGCTCACCGGCGATCTGCCGGAGGACTTTCCGCACGACCTCGCCGAATGCCATGTGGCACCGCATGTCGCCGGCACGCTGCCGGTGGGGGACGGTGCGGCGCTGCTGCGCCGACGGCCCGACATCCGCCAAGCCGAGCGAGAGCTGCACGCAGCGACCGCGCGCATCGGCGTGGCCATTGCGGATCGCTATCCGAAGATCTCGCTGGGCCTGTCGGCGGGATCGGCCGGCACGATGGCCGGCTTGGGCCGCAGCGACACCTTGAGCTGGAGCCTGGGGCCGTTGATCTCCTGGACCTTGCCCAACAACGGCGTGGCCGATGCCCGCATCGCGCAGGCCGAGGCCTCGACCCGCCAGGTGGCGGCACGCTTCGACGGCGTGGTGCTGACCGCCTTGCGTGAAACCGAGACCGCGCTCAACCAGTACGCCCGCGAGCTGGACCGCCGCGACGCGTTGAAGGCCTCGCGCGATTCCGCCGCCGTGGTGGCCGCGCAGGCCCGTCGTCTCTATCAAGGGGGCAAGGTCGGCTACCTCGACGCGCTGGATGCGGAACGCGCGCTGGCCACCAGCGATGCGGCACTGGCCGCCTCGGAGGCCACGCTGGTCGATGAACAGGTGCAGCTCTTCCTGGCGCTGGGCGGAGGCTGGGAGTCCTGA
- a CDS encoding type II toxin-antitoxin system HigB family toxin produces MFVDVRKTFNSADEVGDHVVFNVNSNRVITIIHYQARRIYVRHVLTHRDYEKWTKEQRRS; encoded by the coding sequence ATCTTCGTTGACGTCCGCAAGACATTCAATTCCGCTGATGAGGTCGGCGATCACGTCGTCTTCAATGTCAACAGCAACCGCGTCATCACCATCATTCACTACCAAGCCAGACGCATCTATGTGAGGCATGTGCTCACGCATCGGGACTATGAAAAGTGGACCAAGGAGCAACGGCGATCATGA
- a CDS encoding helix-turn-helix domain-containing protein, whose translation MLDCLSDWMEAYEQLRVPMPAHSPAQALKLLMSANGLRQTDLAVELGGQPVVSAVLRGKRKINAQQALRLAKRFNVSAMLFLSDAGTSSVTPTSQRQYPA comes from the coding sequence TTGCTGGACTGCCTGTCGGATTGGATGGAGGCCTACGAGCAATTGCGGGTGCCCATGCCCGCCCACTCGCCCGCACAGGCGCTGAAGTTGCTGATGAGCGCCAATGGCTTGCGTCAGACGGATCTGGCGGTGGAACTCGGTGGCCAGCCGGTGGTCAGCGCCGTGCTGCGGGGCAAGCGCAAGATCAACGCCCAGCAGGCGCTTCGATTGGCAAAACGGTTCAATGTCTCGGCGATGTTGTTCCTGTCTGACGCGGGGACGTCGTCCGTCACACCGACCTCACAGCGTCAATACCCGGCGTGA